The DNA sequence GAGTGAAGACTTGTACATCGATGATAGTACCCGAAACAGAGTTTGGTACACGTAGAGAAGTATCTTTAACATCAGATGCTTTCTCACCGAAGATAGCACGTAATAGCTTCTCTTCAGGAGTCAGTTGAGTTTCACCTTTAGGGGTTACTTTACCAACTAGGATGTCGCCACCCTTAACTTCAGCACCAATGTAAACGATACCTGACTCGTCTAGTTTAGACAGAGCAGACTCACCTACGTTTGGAATATCAGCTGTGATCTCTTCAGAACCCAGCTTAGTATCACGAGCCACACAAGATAGTTCTTGAATGTGGATTGTCGTGAAACGGTCTTCTTGAACTACGCGCTCAGATACTAAGATCGAGTCTTCGAAGTTGTAGCCGTTCCAAGGCATGAATGCGATACGCATGTTTTGGCCAAGAGCAAGTTCACCAAGGTCAGTTGAAGGACCATCAGCAAGAACATCACCGCGTGCAACTGGTTCACCAGGAAGTACAGTTGGACGTTGGTTAATACATGTGTTTTGGTTCGAACGCGTGTACTTAGTTAGGTTGTAGATATCGATACCAGCTTCGCCAGGTACCAATTCATCTTCGTTAACCTTAACTACGATACGAGAAGCGTCTACAGACTGAACTTGACCACCACGTTTAGCAACCGCTGTAACACCAGAGTCAACTGCGATGTTACGTTCAATACCAGTACCTACTAGAGGCTTATCAGCTCTAAGTGTTGGTACCGCTTGACGTTGCATGTTGGCACCCATCAATGCACGGTTCGCATCATCGTGTTCTAGGAACGGGATAAGCGAAGCAGCGATAGATACTACTTGGTTTGTCGCAACGTCCATGTAGTCAACGTGCTCGCGTGGGTGAAGACCAGATTCACCTTTTTGACGAGCTGTGATTAGCTCATCTGCAAACGTACCTTCTTCTGTAAGAATAGTGTTTGCTTGCGCGATTACGAATTGACCTTCCTGGATTGCAGACAGGTAATCAACTTCTTCTGTTACTACACCATCTACTACACGACGGTACGGAGTTTCTAGGAAACCGTAATCGTTACAACGTGCAAACGCAGATAGCGAGTTAATTAGACCGATGTTTGGACCTTCAGGCGTTTCGATCGGACATAGACGACCGTAGTGAGTTACGTGAACGTCACGTACTTCGAAGCCTGCGCGCTCACGAGTAAGACCACCAGGACCTAAAGCAGAGATACGACGTTTGTGCGTAACTTCTGACAATGGGTTGTTTTGGTCCATAAACTGTGAAAGCTGTGAAGAGCCAAAGAATTCTTTAACTGCAGCAGAGATCGGCTTAGCGTTGATAAGATCTTGAGGCATGATTGCATCAAGGTCACCAAGGCTTAGGCGCTCTTTAACGGCACGTTCTACACGAACTAGACCAACACGGAATTGGTTTTCTGCCATTTCACCTACAGAACGGATACGACGGTTGCCAAGGTGGTCGATATCGTCCACTTCACCAATACCGTTACGGATGCCGATCAGTTTCTTCATCACTTCGATGATGTCTGATTCATCCAGAGTACCGCGCTCTTCTTCTTCTTCACGCTCGATAGAGCTGTTGAATTTCATACGGCCTACAGTTGATAGGTCGTAACGATCTTCAGAGAAGAATAGGCTTTCGAACAATGATTCTGCAGCTTCTTTCGTTGGTGGCTCGCCAGGGCGCATCATGCGGTAGATTTCTACCAATGCAGAGATGCGATCTACTGTGCTATCCGCACGTAGAGTGTCTGACATGAATGGACCATGGTCTAGGTCATTCGTGAACAGCACTTCTAGAGTCTTGTGACCTGCTTGAGACAGGTTAGCAAGTGCTTCTAGGCTAATCTCTTGGTTTGCGCCAACGATGATCTCGCCAGTTGCTTCGTTGATGTAATCTTTCGCAGCAATCTTTTCAACGATGTACTCTACTGGTACTTCGATGTGCTCAACGCCATCTTTTTCAAGTTGACGGATATGGCGAGCAGTAACACGACGACCAGTCTCAACGTAAGTTTTACCGTTTGATTCGATGTCGAATGACGCAGTTTCACCACGTAGACGATCAGGAACCAACTCCATAAGTAGAGTTTGGTCTTTAACTTCGAAGTTCACCTTGTCGAAGAACAGATCTAGGATCTCTTCAGTCGATTTACCAAGTGCACGAAGAATAATCGATGCAGGTAGCTTACGACGACGGTCGATACGTACGAATAAGTTATCCTTAGGATCGAACTCAAAGTCTAACCATGAGCCACGGTAAGGAATTACACGTGCGTTATAAAGAACTTTACCTGATGAGTGGGTCTTACCCTTATCACTGTCGAAGAACACGCCTGGGCTTCGGTGCAGCTGGGATACGATAACCCTCTCGGTACCATTAATTACGAAAGTACCATTGTCTGTCATAAGCGGAATTTCGCCCATGTAGACTTCTTGCTCTTTAATGTCTTTTACAGTGCCTGCTGGTGCGTCTCGATCAAAGATAACTAGACGTAGTTTTACGCGTAGTGGCTTTGAGTAAGTTACACCGCGGATTTGACATTCTTTAACGTCAAAAACTGGCTCACCAAGACGGTAGCTAACGTATTGCAGCTCAGAATTGCCGTTGTAGCTCTGAATTGGAAATACAGAACGGAAAGCAGCTTCAAGACCGTATTGACCTTCTGGATCCTGTTCGATGAATTTATCGAAAGAATCAAGCTGGATCGATAACAGGTATGGAATGTCCAAAACTTGTGGACGAGTACCAAAATCCTTACGGATGCGCTTTTTCTCGGTATAAGAGTAAACCATGGGGTTCCTCAGCTCGCTGATAAGTGACCCAAACCACCCAAAACACTCTTCAGAGGGGGCGGTGACAAACAGCTGTTTACTGTAGTTGAACAATCATTTCGAAAAAATGACTGTTTTTTTGCTCGGATTATGACGGTTAAACAGCGGGAAATTCGTCATAGCCCTACAGCGCAAAAAGGCCGGTGGTTAATAAACCACCAGCCAATAGCCTTGCGGCTAGGAAATTAAGTAATAATTACTTGATTTCAACAGAAGCGCCAACTTCTTCTAGCTGTGCTTTAAGAGCTTCAGCTTCAGCTTTGTCAACGCCTTCTTTAAGCGCTGCAGGAGCTGAGTCTACAAGACCTTTAGCTTCTTTAAGACCTAGGCCAGTTGCGCCACGTACAGCTTTGATAACTTGTACTTTGTTAGCGCCAGCAGCAGTAAGGATAACGTCGAATTCAGTTTGCTCAGCAGCAGCTTCAGCAGAAGCACCACCAGCTACAACTGCAGCAGCAGCAGTAACACCGAATTTTTCTTCCATAGCTTCGATAAGCTCAACAACTTGCATTACAGACATTTCTGCAACTGCGTCTAGGATTTGCTCGTTAGTAATAGACATAACAATTCTCTTTTAAGTCAACAATAAGTTTAAATAGCAACCAGTGAAAAGCAAGGCTTATGCCGCAGCTTCTTCTTTTTGGTCGCGAACAGCAGCGATAGTACGAACCAGCTTGCCAGCAGAAGCTTCTTTCATGCACATCATTAGGCGTGCGATAGCTTCGTCGTAAGTTGGTAGTGTCGCTAGTACATCAGCATCAGTAACTGCGCCTTCAAATGCAGCAGCTTTGATCTCGAATGTTTTGTTCTCTTTAGCGAAGTCTTTGAAAAGACGCGCTGCAGCACCAGGGTGCTCGTTAGAGAACGCAAGTAGGCTAGGACCAGTAAATGTGTCTTGTAGACACTCATACTCAGTACCTTCTACTGCACGGCGTGCTAGTGTGTTACGAACAACTCTCATGTAAACACCCGCTTCGCGAGCTTGTTTACGTAGAGAAGTCATCGCGCCAACAGTAACGCCACGAGAGTCAGCTACAACTGCAGAAAGTGCACCACTGGCTGCTTCGTTGACTTCAGCAACAATTGCTTTTTTGTCTTGAAGATTTAAAGCCATTTGGATTAACCTCTGGTTGTGATTACAGCACTCAATATAAAATACATTGAGCGTTTACGATGTTATTCAAAAATGAATAAATTCATTTCAAACGACAACATCGCCTACGTAGGTTTTATTAAGCTTCACCTTAAAAGGTTCAGCGCCTACGGTCTTGGGATAGACAGTTATGAATTGCTTCAAAAACCACCCAACCACAAATATTAGGCGCAGAAGTATACACTAAATCTGCGCCAAAGCAAATTAGTTTGCTTGAGTGTCAAGACTAGCTTGATCAACAGTAACACCAGCACCCATCGTAGTAGAGATGCTTACTTTCTTCAGGAAAGTACCTTTCGCTGAAGAAGGCTTAGCTTTCTTAAGAGCCACTAGAAGTGCTTCTAAGTTCTCTTGAAGCTGGTTAGCTTCGAAAGACGCTTTGCCGATAGTAGTGTGGATGATACCGTTCTTGTCGTTACGGTAACGAACCTGACCAGCTTTAGCGTTCTTAACCGCTTCAGCAACGTTAGGAGTTACAGTACCAACTTTAGGGTTTGGCATTAGACCGCGTGGACCTAGGATTGTACCTAGTTGACCAACAACGCGCATTGCATCAGGAGAAGCAACAACAACGTCAAAGTCCATTACGCCTTTTTTCACTTGCTCAGCAAGATCTTCCATACCAACGATATCTGCGCCAGCTGCTTTAGCTGCTTCTGCGTTTGCACCTTGAGTGAACACAGCAACGCGGATTTCACGGCCAGTACCGTGAGGTAGCACAGTTGCGCCACGTACGTTTTGGTCAGATTTACGAGCATCGATGCCTAGGTTAACAGCAACATCTACAGACTCAACGAATTTAGCAGTCGCTAGTTCTTTAAGAAGAGCAACAGCTTCGTTGATTTCGTATTCTTTAGTTACTTCAACTTTGTCGCGGATTACGCGCATACGCTTAGTAAGTTTTGCCATGATCTTATCCCTCTACCACTAGGCCCATTGAACGAGCAGTACCAGCAATAGAACGCTTCATTGCTTCGATGTCAGCACCAGTCATATCAGCAGCTTTAGTTTCTGCGATTTCCTGAACTTGAGCGTCAGTTACAGTACCAACTTTCTCAGTGTTTGGACGACCTGAACCAGACTTAACGCCAGCAGCTTTCTTAAGAAGAACAGCAGCAGGTGGAGTCTTAGTTACGAACGTGAAAGAACGGTCGTTGTAAACAGTAATAACTACTGGAGTAGGTAGACCTTTCTCAACAGATTCTGTTTTTGCGTTGAACGCTTTACAGAATTCCATGATGTTCACGCCGTGTTGACCTAGAGCAGGACCAACAGGTGGACTTGGGTTTGCCATACCAGCTGCAACTTGCAGTTTGATATAAGCTTCAACTTTCTTAGCCATGATATTTCCTAATTTTTGGGTACATGCGCTAGCCCTAAGGCAAGCTCCCCTTAATTTCAATTAACTCTTTCTTACTTCGATAGAAGCAAAAAGGCGCGAAATTATAATCATAATTCGCGCCTTTAACAACCCTAAAAAGGTGGTTTTTTATACTCTTTTATTTTGAACAACTTATGAAGCATTTATCCACAGCTTGTTCAAAAGTTAGAGTTTTAGTCTAGCTTTTCAACTTGACCAAATTCAAGCTCAACCGGTGTTGCACGACCAAAGATCGATACAGATACCTTAATGCGGCTTTTCTCGTAATCTACTTCTTCAACTGTACCGTTGAAATCAGCAAACGGACCATCGTTCACACGAACCACTTCACCCGCTTCGAACATTGTCTTAGGACGTGGAGACTCGCTCGCTTTCTCTAGACGGTTCAAGATAGCATCAGCTTCTTTGTCAGTGATTGGTGCAGGACGATCAGAGGTACCACCAATGAAGCCCATAACACGAGGGATACTGCGCACTAAGTGCCATGATTCATCATTCATGATCATTTGCACTAATACGTAGCCAGGGAAGAACTTACGTTCGCTTTTACGGCGTTGACCTGCACGCATTTCCACTACTTCTTCAGTAGGTACTAAAACGTCACCAAAGAACTCTTCCATGTCGTGCATTTTAATATGTTCGCGTAGCGATTGAGATACACGACCTTCATAGCCAGAAAAGGCTTGAACTACATACCAACGTTTTTTTGGAGCTTCACTCATGAATCAGAACCCTCTACACCCCAGTCGCTAGAGAAACTAAACGGACCATAATGCCGTCAATTCCCCAAAGCACTAGAGACATAACAATACATACAGCTAAAACGATCAATGTAGTTTGCATAGTTTCTTGGCGAGTAGGCCAAACAACTTTACGAATCTCCATACGAGATTCTTTTGCAAAATCGATCGCAGCTTTACCTTTAACTGTTGTTGCTGCAACGCCTAGTGCGGCAGCAATCAGCACAACTACACCTGCAGCGCGAATTACAACAGACAATTCACCATACAGGTAATTACCCACAACAGCAGCAGCCAACAGTACAAAAGCGACTACCCACTTCATTGTATCTGCTGCACCTGAGCTATCAGGAGTTTCAGCGTTTGCTTTCATAAAACCAACCTGTGATAAGTCTTAAATATAGACGACAATAACCCCGCTGTTGCAGGGCACATTCCTTTGCGTTGCAAAACAACACATCTAACAGTCATTTTAGTCAAAAAGACCGTTTAATTCTTTGCTAAGAGCTAAAATTGATGCCAAAACATCCAACTCTTTTTTCAGCGAAGAAAAAGGGCATCAAATGATGCCCTTTTTACTAGTGGTTCGTCAAATCTTATGCAAAGATTTTAGCTACAACACCAGCACCAACTGTACGGCCACCTTCGCGGATTGCGAAACGTAGACCTTCGTCCATTGCGATTGGAGCGATTAGCTCAACAGTCATTTGAACGTTGTCACCTGGCATTACCATTTCTACGCCTTCTGGTAGAGTGATATCGCCTGTTACGTCAGTTGTACGGAAGTAGAACTGTGGACGGTAACCCTTGAAGAAAGGAGTGTGACGGCCGCCTTCGTCTTTAGAAAGTACGTATACTTCAGACTCAAACTTAGTGTGTGGGTTGATTGAACCTTTAGCAGAAAGTACTTGGCCACGTTCAACGTCATCACGCTTAGTACCACGTAGAAGTGCACCAACGTTCTCACCTGCACGACCTTCGTCAAGCAGTTTACGGAACATTTCAACACCAGTACAAGTAGTAAGAGTAGTTTCTTTGATACCAACGATTTCTACTTCGTCACCTACACGTAGGATACCGCGCTCGATACGACCAGTAACTACTGTACCACGACCTTGGATTGAGAATACATCTTCAATAGGAAGTAGGAACGGTAGATCAACAGCACGCTCTGGAAGTGGAATGTAAGAATCTAGTGCTTCTGCAAGCTCAACAATCTTGTCTTCCCACTGCTTTTCGCCGTTTAGAGCGCCAAGTGCAGAACCTTGAATTACTGGAAGGTCGTCTCCTGGGTACTCGTACTCAGAAAGAAGTTCACGTACTTCCATTTCTACTAGCTCAAGTAGCTCTTCGTCATCAACCATGTCACATTTGTTCATGAATACGATGATGTAAGGGATACCAACTTGACGACCAAGTAGGATGTGCTCACGTGTTTGTGGCATAGGGCCATCTGTAGCAGCAACAACTAGGATACCGCCGTCCATTTGAGCAGCACCAGTGATCATGTTTTTAACATAATCGGCGTGTCCAGGACAGTCTACGTGTGCGTAGTGACGTTCAGGAGTATCGTACTCAACGTGAGAAGTTGCGATTGTGATACCGCGCTCGCGCTCTTCTGGAGCGTTATCGATAGATGCGAAATCTTTAGCAACACCGCCGTACACTTTTGCAAGTGTAGTACAGATAGCAGCAGTTAGAGTTGTTTTACCGTGGTCAACGTGGCCGATAGTACCAACGTTTACGTGCGGTTTCGTACGTTCAAATTTTTCTTTAGACATGGGGTGTCCCTCTAGGTACGGATTAGGTGGCTTAAAATAAGACCACGCAACCAAAAAAAATGGTTTTTTTATTAAAAGGAGAAGAAGCTTTAGACTGGTGCTAATACCCAGAGTCGAACTGGGGACCTCACCCTTACCAAGGGTGCGCTCTACCGACTGAGCTATATCAGCACACAAAAATGAGT is a window from the Vibrio splendidus genome containing:
- the rpoB gene encoding DNA-directed RNA polymerase subunit beta, which encodes MVYSYTEKKRIRKDFGTRPQVLDIPYLLSIQLDSFDKFIEQDPEGQYGLEAAFRSVFPIQSYNGNSELQYVSYRLGEPVFDVKECQIRGVTYSKPLRVKLRLVIFDRDAPAGTVKDIKEQEVYMGEIPLMTDNGTFVINGTERVIVSQLHRSPGVFFDSDKGKTHSSGKVLYNARVIPYRGSWLDFEFDPKDNLFVRIDRRRKLPASIILRALGKSTEEILDLFFDKVNFEVKDQTLLMELVPDRLRGETASFDIESNGKTYVETGRRVTARHIRQLEKDGVEHIEVPVEYIVEKIAAKDYINEATGEIIVGANQEISLEALANLSQAGHKTLEVLFTNDLDHGPFMSDTLRADSTVDRISALVEIYRMMRPGEPPTKEAAESLFESLFFSEDRYDLSTVGRMKFNSSIEREEEEERGTLDESDIIEVMKKLIGIRNGIGEVDDIDHLGNRRIRSVGEMAENQFRVGLVRVERAVKERLSLGDLDAIMPQDLINAKPISAAVKEFFGSSQLSQFMDQNNPLSEVTHKRRISALGPGGLTRERAGFEVRDVHVTHYGRLCPIETPEGPNIGLINSLSAFARCNDYGFLETPYRRVVDGVVTEEVDYLSAIQEGQFVIAQANTILTEEGTFADELITARQKGESGLHPREHVDYMDVATNQVVSIAASLIPFLEHDDANRALMGANMQRQAVPTLRADKPLVGTGIERNIAVDSGVTAVAKRGGQVQSVDASRIVVKVNEDELVPGEAGIDIYNLTKYTRSNQNTCINQRPTVLPGEPVARGDVLADGPSTDLGELALGQNMRIAFMPWNGYNFEDSILVSERVVQEDRFTTIHIQELSCVARDTKLGSEEITADIPNVGESALSKLDESGIVYIGAEVKGGDILVGKVTPKGETQLTPEEKLLRAIFGEKASDVKDTSLRVPNSVSGTIIDVQVFTRDGVEKDKRALEIEQMQLKEAKKDLTEEFQILEGGLLNRVKAVLLSGGYSEAKLDTIGRKQWLEQVLEDDALQTQLEQLAEQWDELKADFDKKFETKRRKITQGDDLAPGVLKIVKVYLAVKRRIQPGDKMAGRHGNKGVISKINPVEDMPYDEKGQPVDIVLNPLGVPSRMNIGQILEVHLGLAAKGIGDKINQMVKEQQELHKFREFLQKVYDLGDTRQKVDIAELSDDQVRTLIKNLRGGLPIATPVFDGASESLIKELLKLGDLPESGQLKLFDGRTGDSFERPVTVGYMYMLKLNHLVDDKMHARSTGSYSLVTQQPLGGKAQFGGQRFGEMEVWALEAYGAAYTLQEMLTVKSDDVNGRTKMYKNIVDGNHSMEPGMPESFNVLLKEIRSLGINIELEDEE
- the rplL gene encoding 50S ribosomal protein L7/L12, translating into MSITNEQILDAVAEMSVMQVVELIEAMEEKFGVTAAAAVVAGGASAEAAAEQTEFDVILTAAGANKVQVIKAVRGATGLGLKEAKGLVDSAPAALKEGVDKAEAEALKAQLEEVGASVEIK
- the rplJ gene encoding 50S ribosomal protein L10, whose protein sequence is MALNLQDKKAIVAEVNEAASGALSAVVADSRGVTVGAMTSLRKQAREAGVYMRVVRNTLARRAVEGTEYECLQDTFTGPSLLAFSNEHPGAAARLFKDFAKENKTFEIKAAAFEGAVTDADVLATLPTYDEAIARLMMCMKEASAGKLVRTIAAVRDQKEEAAA
- the rplA gene encoding 50S ribosomal protein L1, whose product is MAKLTKRMRVIRDKVEVTKEYEINEAVALLKELATAKFVESVDVAVNLGIDARKSDQNVRGATVLPHGTGREIRVAVFTQGANAEAAKAAGADIVGMEDLAEQVKKGVMDFDVVVASPDAMRVVGQLGTILGPRGLMPNPKVGTVTPNVAEAVKNAKAGQVRYRNDKNGIIHTTIGKASFEANQLQENLEALLVALKKAKPSSAKGTFLKKVSISTTMGAGVTVDQASLDTQAN
- the rplK gene encoding 50S ribosomal protein L11, producing the protein MAKKVEAYIKLQVAAGMANPSPPVGPALGQHGVNIMEFCKAFNAKTESVEKGLPTPVVITVYNDRSFTFVTKTPPAAVLLKKAAGVKSGSGRPNTEKVGTVTDAQVQEIAETKAADMTGADIEAMKRSIAGTARSMGLVVEG
- the nusG gene encoding transcription termination/antitermination protein NusG, with amino-acid sequence MSEAPKKRWYVVQAFSGYEGRVSQSLREHIKMHDMEEFFGDVLVPTEEVVEMRAGQRRKSERKFFPGYVLVQMIMNDESWHLVRSIPRVMGFIGGTSDRPAPITDKEADAILNRLEKASESPRPKTMFEAGEVVRVNDGPFADFNGTVEEVDYEKSRIKVSVSIFGRATPVELEFGQVEKLD
- the secE gene encoding preprotein translocase subunit SecE — its product is MKANAETPDSSGAADTMKWVVAFVLLAAAVVGNYLYGELSVVIRAAGVVVLIAAALGVAATTVKGKAAIDFAKESRMEIRKVVWPTRQETMQTTLIVLAVCIVMSLVLWGIDGIMVRLVSLATGV
- the tuf gene encoding elongation factor Tu; translation: MSKEKFERTKPHVNVGTIGHVDHGKTTLTAAICTTLAKVYGGVAKDFASIDNAPEERERGITIATSHVEYDTPERHYAHVDCPGHADYVKNMITGAAQMDGGILVVAATDGPMPQTREHILLGRQVGIPYIIVFMNKCDMVDDEELLELVEMEVRELLSEYEYPGDDLPVIQGSALGALNGEKQWEDKIVELAEALDSYIPLPERAVDLPFLLPIEDVFSIQGRGTVVTGRIERGILRVGDEVEIVGIKETTLTTCTGVEMFRKLLDEGRAGENVGALLRGTKRDDVERGQVLSAKGSINPHTKFESEVYVLSKDEGGRHTPFFKGYRPQFYFRTTDVTGDITLPEGVEMVMPGDNVQMTVELIAPIAMDEGLRFAIREGGRTVGAGVVAKIFA